In a single window of the Cucurbita pepo subsp. pepo cultivar mu-cu-16 chromosome LG18, ASM280686v2, whole genome shotgun sequence genome:
- the LOC111779651 gene encoding short-chain dehydrogenase/reductase 2b-like — MESNGNHGAKRYGVVTGANKGIGFETAKQLASRGINVILTARNEQRGLEAVSKLHEIGLSNVVFHQLDVLDPVSIHSLAEFIADKFGRLDILVNNAGASGVVVDEEGLRAMNIDPSSWLSGKATNLVQSVIKTNCEKAEECLNTNYYGLKRVTEALLPLLQKSLGGARIVNVSSLRSELKRIPGEHIRKELGDIENLKEEKVDEVLKKFLHDLKEDRLEANGWSLMLPSYSISKAAVNAYTRILARQHPEMYINCVHPGYVDTDINWHTGVLTVEEGARGPLKLALFPDGSPTGCYFDQTELAEF; from the exons ATGGAAAGTAATGGAAATCACGGAGCTAAGAG GTACGGGGTAGTAACTGGAGCAAACAAGGGGATTGGTTTTGAAACAGCAAAGCAACTTGCTTCTCGAGGCATAAACGTGATTTTGACAGCCAGAAATGAGCAAAGAGGATTGGAGGCTGTTTCAAAGCTCCATGAAATAGGGTTATCAAATGTAGTCTTCCATCAACTTGATGTGTTGGACCCTGTCAGTATCCACTCTTTGGCTGAGTTCATAGCTGATAAGTTTGGCAGGCTTGATATCTTG GTGAATAATGCTGGGGCTTCTGGAGTTGTGGTTGATGAGGAAGGATTAAGGGCCATGAACATAGATCCCTCCTCCTGG CTCTCGGGCAAGGCGACGAACTTGGTTCAGAGTGTGATAAAGACAAACTGTGAGAAGGCAGAAGAATGCCTCAACACAAATTACTATGGCCTCAAAAGAGTAACAGAAGCCCTTCTTCCACTTCTACAGAAATCCTTGGGAGGAGCCAGGATTGTGAATGTCTCCTCTCTCAGAAGCGAATTGAAG AGAATCCCAGGTGAGCACATACGAAAAGAACTGGGAGatatagaaaatttgaaggaagaaaaggtaGATGAAGTGTTGAAAAAGTTTCTACATGATTTGAAGGAAGATAGATTAGAAGCGAATGGATGGTCACTGATGCTTCCATCGTACAGCATCTCCAAGGCTGCAGTGAATGCTTATACAAGAATTCTTGCAAGACAGCATCCAGAAATGTATATCAATTGTGTTCATCCAGGCTATGTTGATACTGATATCAACTGGCATACAGGAGTATTAACTGTGGAAGAAGGGGCTAGAGGTCCTCTCAAATTGGCTCTTTTTCCAGATGGAAGTCCCACTGGTTGCTACTTTGATCAAACTGAATTGGCAGAGTTTTAA
- the LOC111780148 gene encoding non-specific lipid transfer protein GPI-anchored 2-like, which produces MATPSICALAAVIIAIHGIAGAVAQAPAPGPAVATDCFTTLLNMSDCLSYVSAGSKDVKPDKHCCPELAGLVESSPSCLCQLLSDPNKVGLTIDVDRAMKLPSACNVSTPPVNLCSLLGFPVGSNSPGSAPAPAPGPGVQPLDDGGSATPGTPGSSGNRASSINRLHLAFPLGIALGFLSTLL; this is translated from the exons ATGGCGACGCCTTCGATCTGCGCGCTAGCGGCGGTGATAATCGCGATTCACGGCATTGCAGGGGCGGTGGCGCAGGCTCCGGCGCCGGGGCCAGCGGTTGCGACGGACTGCTTCACGACGCTGCTGAATATGTCGGATTGCCTGTCGTACGTGTCGGCGGGGAGCAAGGACGTGAAGCCGGACAAGCATTGCTGCCCGGAGCTGGCGGGGCTGGTGGAGAGTAGCCCTAGCTGCCTCTGTCAGCTGCTTAGCGATCCTAATAAAGTTGGGTTAACCATTGATGTCGACAGAGCTATGAAGCTTCCTTCCGCCTGCAATGTCTCCACCCCTCCCGTTAATCTCTGCTCTC TTTTGGGATTTCCGGTGGGATCAAATAGTCCCGGATCAGCCCCAGCCCCAGCACCAGGACCAG GTGTTCAACCACTGGACGATGGAGGCTCCGCCACCCCCGGTACCCCGGGAAGCAGCGGGAATAGGGCTTCGAGCATCAACCGCCTTCATCTCGCATTTCCGCTTGGCATAGCCTTAGGATTTCTTTCGACGCTTCTCTAA
- the LOC111780644 gene encoding uncharacterized protein LOC111780644: protein MGKKMKIIPVLLIGCGGVGRQLLHHIVSCRSLHAKQGVHLRVIGVCDSRSLVVASDALTTELNDKILMEICHVKSSGGSLSNLSNLGESKLFSDTEATKKVIDIATLLGKATGLACVDCSASSDTVNVLKQVVDLGCCIVLANKKPLTSTIEDYNKLTPHPRRIRHESTVGAGLPVIASLTRMLSSGDPVHHIIGSLSGTLGYIMSEVEEGKPLSQVVKVAKSLGYTEPDPRDDLSGMDVARKALILARLLGQQINLGDIKVESLFPKEMGPDVMSIDDFLNKGVLSLDNDIKERVTKASSKGNVLRYACTVEFSSSRYEVGLQEFPKDSPLGRLKGSDNVLVVYSRCYNERPLVIQGAGAGNDTTAAGVLADILDLQDLF from the exons ATGggcaagaagatgaagatcaTCCCCGTGCTTCTGATCGGCTGCGGCGGTGTTGGCCGTCAGCTCCTCCACCACATCGTATCCTGCCGATCACTTCACGCTAAACAG GGCGTCCACTTGCGAGTTATAGGAGTATGTGATAGTAGATCACTAGTCGTTGCATCTGATGCGCTCACAACCGAGTTAAATGACAAGATTTTAATGGAAATTTGTCATGTCAAGTCGAGTGGTGGCTCTTTGTCAAATCTTAGCAATTTGG GTGAGAGCAAACTATTTTCCGATACAGAAGCAACTAAAAAAGTTATTGATATTGCGACTCTTCTCGGTAAAGCGACAG GTCTGGCCTGTGTTGATTGCTCTGCCAGTTCTGACACTGTTAATGTGTTAAAGCAAGTGGTTGACTTGGGTTGTTGCATTGTTTTGGCAAATAAGAAGCCTTTAACCTCTACAATT GAGGATTATAACAAACTGACTCCACATCCACGTCGTATTCGACACGAATCAACT GTCGGTGCTGGTCTTCCCGTTATAGCTTCGTTAACCCGTATGCTATCTTCTGGAGATCCTGTTCATCACATCATTGGTAGTTTGAGCG GTACACTTGGGTACATAATGAGTgaagttgaagaaggaaaGCCTTTGAGCCAAGTTGTTAAAGTTGCTAAAAGCCTAGGTTACACGGAACCAG ATCCACGTGATGACCTCAGTGGCATGGATGTTGCAAGAAAG GCTCTGATCCTCGCTCGACTTCTCGGTCAGCAGATCAACTTGGGCGATATTAAG GTCGAAAGCTTGTTTCCGAAAGAAATGGGACCTGACGTTATGTCTATCGAcgattttttaaacaaaggAGTTTTATCGCTAGACAACGACATCAAGGAGAGAGTTACCAAGGCTTCCTCAAAAGGAAACGTGTTACGTTATGCCTGTACGGTCGAATTCTCGAGCTCGAG GTATGAAGTTGGACTTCAAGAGTTTCCCAAAGATTCTCCATTGGGAAGATTGAAAGGAAGTGACAATGTG CTGGTGGTTTACAGCCGATGCTATAACGAACGACCTCTTGTGATTCAAGGAGCTGGAGCGGGTAACGACACTACAGCAGCTGGTGTGTTAGCTGATATTCTTGACCTTCAGGATTTGTTTTGA